The genomic region tgaaaggaaatgttgggaaaacgggagaagttacttgattttataagcttccgtcgcgtgtgcagccttaatggttaaagatacagcaTAACCATGTAcaacggaaatattctacataaaattattaaaaaaatatcccaagacagcataagtcaatcttttatggttgactcacaataacacgtgtaattcctaatagcttagcagttcggagatttctgattatatttctttactctgatgtttataataccaataacactcacactcattcgtaattcttataaattaatattacttttcaataaaaaaagaatcatcgaaatcggtatagaaacaccaaacttacacgtgaaataaaataccgtaacaagccatcgcgcgtaacTACTGAATCATaatataaggattatttttgcgtaacggttgccgccctcgacgcggctagcggcggcagggtataaaaggggcaggagccgagcgcaagcttcatgaccaaggcagccagggggagacttcacgcagttctctcctccagcctcgccctgaggacgaagctcaggatctaccaaacgtacgtcagatcccgcattctgctctgaaaccaacaggagaagactcagagcccaagagagccaaagtctcagagcagtcgtcgctacgtgaggaactcgacgattctcagggacctgaagtgggagaacctagatattcgagagggcggacgcgtcatcacacagccacctgcgcggcatcgcgccgctccacgcccgccctccgggtcgtcgggtgaaaccctcccctcgctgccttgcggcagacgtcgtcgaccagtgacgacgccgccgccgatgggaactcccagtgtatgaagacgtgaagacccaggccgtcacggccgccccatcgacctgcctacagtcgtaggcagcgatgatgtCATtaaagagggccaaaagccctcaccaatctactccgactcccTAAGGGAGTAAgggaagacccgacgacggcaagatagtattgcacaggcgtttcaactttattttcatttatttttcttttgtaagttgtaggtacatatttctggttataattctactagaatatttttttttagtttaaataggcacttagatttatctatactaatattataaaactgaagagtttgtttgaatgtgctaatcttaagaactactggttcgatttgaaagattatttttgtgttgaatagaccatttatcgaggaaggctttaggctatataacgtctagctgcaactattaggagcgaagaaataatggaaaatgtgaaaaaaatcggggaaggagcatccttgagggcttcaatgatgcccaaaataactattccacgcggacgaagtcgcaggcacagctagtagtataataaaaatgtgttaatAATAGTAAGCTTAAAGTCTGGGGGACTATTTTTGAACTGAGCGACTTGGTCAAAACCAGTGAGATGAGTCGATTCTTCAATTGGCTTAAAAGTTTTCAACTAATGACGATTATACTTCAAGCATTGTTTTGATAATAGCACTCCAGACTTTATAAAGTAAGAAAATATCGAAAATGATCTGTGACATTTAAGTGAAAATAGAAACAGGTGATATGTAGTTACGAGTATATCTGCCTTAATTAGCAATAAACAATATTGCAAGCAATACAAGACATATATAGTAAGATTACATATGGTACTTTATTGTTATGTATCAGAATATACCTTGTTGAATTTTAGCCCGTATAAATTTTGCTTTTTGGACATtctgagtatttttttttgtctattgttATTCTCTTAGAATAAAGCGAGCGCAGGTTGCTaagaataacaaaattaaatcacatttatatttaaattcattaaaattcgATACCGCTGTTgtattcaaaaattcatatatttatatacatatatccacGGATGTTTAGtcaataaattgtattaagtAACTAAGCTATGATTttggattttaaattttgaaggtGAACAGTGGAGTCACTAGTTTCAAgatattattctttttgttttgatttttttgagaaaccgaaaaatatttgagattGGTATCGACAGTGTtgcagaaaaaaagaaaaaacaaacttaaatgaactccaaaataatatcaatatttcgTTTAGAAACTGGTTGCTAATTGCTTATTGCGTTTATAATCTCAATAGCTTTgagtgtaggtataaataaacaaaatgtttcattatttttacaaatttgtatgtttgtcttatttaaataaaactttgatTGAAACATGAGTGATCTTTGATagctgtaaaaaatatgttgatttttttactCATTTCAAGTGAAGTGCgaaaaacaaatcttttgTCGATCTCTTTATTATGATATGGtatttgatattaaataattacttttcgTGCAAAATTGTCTAGCTAATTTTATGTGACATTGTAAGGTCTATTTCATTATTCGGTGACTATGTAAAAACCGACCGAGTTAGGAAATCTTAAAAGATAATCGCCATTTTTGGTGTACAAATAGACCTTTAGTGActtgcgttttttttttttaaattatgcttATCCTTAGAgccagtaattttttttattaattgttgaaATGTTTCTAGAATTAAACAGAAAAGCACGTAAATCGATAGGACACGGAAGTGATTTTACATTGTAAGTGGCTAACCAGAATCTAccgtttaatatatttttaatccactctcgtttgttttatttcaattatttatatgctTCCTAAACAcgtatcacgtctttatccgttacggagtagacagcaTTAAGATGTCATTTTAAGTTGCCACCTCCAAAGTCGAATGCTTACTCTATAAggtttcccttgattgacttttacaatctgtaaaaaaatgtagctGTTTAAGCTGGAAGCGAAAAAGTGGCGCACTTTTTCTTCCTTGCTTCCTTACCTACGTATATGGCATTTGGcataattgttttgtatggTTTTCAACTGAGTAAAATGtagatatgtaggtatagtgcataaaacaaaaatatgaaattttcatCCACTTCATGATTCAAAACCCGTGTTGGTAATTGGCTTTATGGTCTACTATGCTATGCCAGAATTGTAAATGCTACATGcgaatgtcaatgtcaataaTGTCTTagcaatattttcaaaacggGTAAATAAGCACCATAATGCTTGTTTTCGTTGAACTGAACGATGcggattttcattaaataaatcatttttaaattatatgcttcttaaaattaaataaaaatgggtACAAAAATAGACCAGAAAGCGTATTTGCAAAAGTATCTCAGCGGACCGTCGggagataaaaagaaaaagaagaaaaaggtGGTCAAAGGCAGAGGGTAAGTTAAGTCCAAATTATTTGCAATTTATGAGGCAGTTCAATAATCATtgctaattataatattttattaatgttttctgATAAGccttgtataaaattttcaggTTTAAGATAATAGATGACGATTTAGATCTAACGAAACTTAGGCCTTTAGAAGGGGATGAGTTAGACGTATTTGACGAGGGAGAAGATGCGCCACAGATAGCTGGCATCATTGACGACAGGCCTGAGGAGTTGAAGAAACAGGAACAGTTCAAAACAACAACTAAATGGAAAGTTATTAATCAAGTGAGTGCTATTTTCTTTAAACCCAAGTAGTTCACTAGAAAAGATTGCGttgaaaataagtaatatttcaTAGCCTGtgcttttattgtaattttttttaagtgcagTGAGTTCTTTGTTATTATTGCGTAAACTCCTTCTTTGAAGAGTCTCTCAAGgcttaataaaacattaagctgtataacttattattttacacatgTACAACATTGTTTAATGCATGTTAAATTGGTTTTCATGACATGTATAGGTCTATATATATGTGGgaatgaaagtaaaacagtGTGGAATTATATCGTtaatcttcttattttattagactTCTTAAAAACACATCTTATAACGTCTTACATAGTACCACAGACTCACTATTCTATCTCTTAATGTTACcaacgtaaaaataagtaagaggtcagctaacaaaaaggatttaaataaaaacaaaaaacaaaacttctcccacatatatgtatacaaacaTGATATTAACCCCTTTTTGTCGTTTATTTCATGACCAAATTTAATggagaatctcaattcaatcattaagctacAGCTGAccatgacctttcagtcttcaagtCTGCTGTCtcaattatttgtatatatgtatatgtatttatgtctATGTTGGTAATTATAAAGttacaattacaaaaattCTTACAGGATGACGGTTTCAACAGCAAATTGCAAATAGAGGAAATAAAGAAAGATGTCAAAGaagttgaaaaagaaaatgaactTATATTCGGCAAAATGTATAGCGATTCGGAGGACGAGAAGAAAGATTCAGATGCGTCACCGCCAAGGAAGCAACACCATAAAAAGGGTAATGATAGTGATGCTAGTCCGCCAAGAAAGAGACAGCATGATTCTGAGGTTTCACCTGCAAGAAAAGGACAAAAACATAAGGGAAAAAACACAAGTGATAGTGACGCTTGTCCGCCAAGAAAGAGGCAGCATGATTCTGAAGTTTCACCTGCAAGAAAGGGACGAAAACATAAGGGAAAACCCACAAGTGATAGTGATACTAGTCCTCCAAGAAAGAGACAAAATGACTCTGAGACCTCTAGAAAGAATAAAGATGTTGCATCTAAAAAGAGAAGTGATATAAAAAGACATGATAATGATTCAAATGCTTCACCAACAAGAGGAAAAATAAAAGGGAAAGACAATTCGAAAAGACCTAATTATGACAGCGACGTAAGTCCGCCTAGAAGAAGTCGAAAAGAGGACTCCGATGAATCACCTCCACGGAAGAGGCAAAAAGATAAAGGTGCTTCCTCTAAGAGACATCATAATGATGAGTATAGGAAAGATGATTCTGACGTGTCACCTCctagaaaaaattataaagataaagcTGTTTCAtctaaaaaacattataaagatAATGATTCTACAAGAAAAATTCATAAAGATTCCCGTAAAAGTCATTTAAATGACGATAATAgtaatactaaaaataatacaggttatGACTCTGACTTATCACCACCGAGAAGACGTACTGAGAAGGTCAAAGAACGAAAGAGGCCCTCTCGGTGGGGTGATGCTGATGATGTCGAAATTAAACGTGACTCTGCCAAATCTAAACAAAGATCAAGGTCCAAATCGCCAAAGAAATCTCAAGGGTATGACTCTGACCTCTCACCGCCAAGGAAGTCACGAAAAGACTCACCGAAAAGGTCCCAAAAGTCAGATAAACAGAAACACAGAAGTCAAAATTCTGACTCAGATTTGTCGCCTCCTCCAAGGAATAGAAGAAACAGCAAAGATAGAAAAAGGAAATCTGTCTCTTTCTCGCCACCTAGAAATGATAAAGACAGATATAGGAACAGTGATAGTCCACCGCCAACCAATAAGAAAATGGCTAGGTAAGCGCTTTGattggtaaattttttttcattcattaatatgagaagtctttttaagactgttggctgtgtctgcCCTGTAACGAATAAccactacatatatattatttattagagtGTCAGTGGTTGAATTGGTAAAGTGTCAGTTAAAATGTTTGATGCACTtgaaggcacaggttcaaatctcgGCTATGTACCAAAtactcttatggtgagggatcacgcaactagatgtgtaatcatgatgCAATACGGATAAAATGTTCCTCttcaaaggttgcagaggtcaggcgggagtcgcttcgtggttcccggcaccaatacaaacaagaataggaccactccatctctttcccatggatgtcgtaaaaggcgactaagggatatgcttataaaacttgggattcattttaggcgatgggttagcaacctgttactatttaaatctcaattctatcattaagccaaatacatacataaaatcaggctactttcccggaagggtaggcagagagtaCACCTttccacgatccttgcatgcTTCAATCATTAATCAGTTACCACTATTAAATGTAATTCGCCAATTACAGGACTCTAGAAGGCAAAATGGCGGGTTTACAGAACGCGGTGCAGTTGAGAGAGGAGAATGAACAATTTAGAAGGAAAGAAGATGAGGCATTTAAGAAGATGACTGATGATGTGTCAGGGAGGAACGCGCGAGCCGTTTCGCGGAAAGGTACCTAACGGTTTTTTTAGACTGTTACACAGTAATATTATCAATATCCAATTACTGTTTCGtgatttgttatatttcttcttatttgagtttacaaacaaacatacatttataagtTACACCGATGTATGATGcgaaagttaaatttttttatggcgcgaaaatatttgaacggTTGAGCCAATCAGAGCGCTCCATTTGAACTTGCGAACTGAACTGTCAGATATTATGAGCGAGACgtttttttggattttaagtttaatatacttgtaataaggttgttattttattgagtttttaTTCGGTTGCCGTGGGGTGACTTACAAAGTTTTAGTACTGTACGGCTAATGAACTCGAGATTCTTCTcgtagtcactatttgaataacaaTAATGTCATTAaggcatacagctgaacgtggcctttcagtattttcaagtaaatttcgaattttgtTCCGAAATTTCAACTCTTTTCCCATACTTTTTTTTGGCGGTAACACATTCTGTAGAACTACCCAGATCCgaacttatacatacatataagcacgtcattatcctttacggggtagacagagccaatagtctcgaaatgAAGGCCTTAAAAAGCAAATTAATACGtgccattttattatttcaattgatGTGTGAAATGAACTTTCCAGGCAAACGAGAGACATCGGAGGATAGGCAAAAACAGAGGGAGAAAGCGGAGAGGCAGAAAGAGTTGGATGAGAAATATAAGAAATGGAGCAAAGggtgagtttttttttcaaattatttgtatgaaaatttattgtgCAAATACATTCCATTCaagtcaatttattttataagataactagctgtgcccgcgacttcgtccgcgtggaatagttattttgggcatcattgaagccctcatggatgaataatttaccccgttttttccacactttccattatttcttcgctcctaatagttgcagtagttcctgagattagcgcgttcaaacaaacaaactcttcagctttataatattagtatagataataccTAAATGTGTTTTACCTTTCAttattgtatttgtttgtatttctACCATTTTCTACGAAGACCACATCAACCAGCCGCATCTcgttagatagatagataaaactctttattgcaccataagagtaaaacatacaaaacaacacaaagcagatatagatggtacaaaggcggggcagagcaagataaataaatgtttgaacataataaaatacatacagaatatatatctatatataatacatataaatacatacaaatacgcataaatacagataagtacataataataacacataCTTTGGatagagtagaaagataatgagacctaacgagatttttgaaactattaatagtctgaattatattattattaatgagttatgaatgtggatgaagcgaaggaaatatgcagagatcgtggcaagtggaaagaggtagtctctgcctacccctccgggaaagaggcgtgattttatgtatgtatgtatgtatgttaatagtCTGGGCTTTCCTGATATCGACAGGGAGAGCATTCCATAGACGGACAGCTTGTACAGTAAAAGAGTGGGAGTAAAAATTGGTGTTGGATGTCGTTACCAGTATTAATGAacaaaaacacacatttttttttatgtccaGTATAAAACAAGTGGAGGCGCAAGAAGCCCGCGTGCAGGATTATCTCCACGAAGCGTCCAAACCTTTGGCTCGCCACAAAGACGACAGGGATTTGGAAGCGACATTGAAAGACGTAGAAAGAGACGGCGATCCCATGTTGAAGTACATACGGGAGAAGAAGAGGGAGAGGGGAGAGTTGGGACCAGgtgaggattttttttaacttaacagggtttcatttttaattagacATATCGGTTCGAATACCAACTCGAGagactattttcgaaatttatgtacattagttggaatactacgtgccgtgtggttcccggcatcattgtaaaaagaataggaccactccatctctttcccatggttgtcgtaaaaggattctttttttaggcgatgggcaagcaacctgtgtctatttgaatctcaattctatctcaattcagtctcgaaaacactgattggccacgttcggctgcaTGGCTtgaagattcaaatagtggcaggttgctagcgtatcgcctaaaagaagaaacccaagtttattagcatctaccccttagtcgccctttgaCGGACATattatcttctttcttctatgTGAATATCTTATAAGTGAAACCTTTTTTGTATGggagaaaataaagattatttattattatttatttattatttgttacagaAAAACCGACATACAAAGGTAGTTTCCCGCCGAACCGTTTCAACATCCGGCCCGGATACCGTTGGGACGGCGTCGACCGTTCCAACGGTTACGAGAAGAAATACTTTGAAACACAGAGCAAGAAGAAGGCTCAAGCGGAAGAGGCGTATAAATGGAGCACTGAAGACCTGTGATCATGTTTTGTGGTACCTTGTGGTGTAGTGGTTTGATTATGATCGTCTGCGCCCGTAGCGTCGCAAgcgcgatgccgtttttatcgcgcgattaaactatcgctgtccttgtttcacgtcataatggAAAGCggaacatacacatacatacatacatagggtcacgtctttatcccttgcgggatagacagagccaacagtctagaaaagactgaatggccacgttcacctatttggcttaacgatagaattgagattcaactagtgacaggttgctagcccttcgccttaaaaagaatcccaagtttgtaagcctatcccttagtcgtcttttaccacatccatgggaaagagatggagtggtcctattcttttttgtattggtgccgggaaccacacggcaagcgGAACAGCGATAGATTTGACGGTGACTGGGGTTCGATCCACGGTAAGGTCGGGGAAGGATCGTTTTCAGATTGTGCTGGTTCTTTGATGTTTGTGTAAAGTCCATTtctctaattaaaaaaaataaataattttggtgCATCTTTtagttgataaataaatttttgaattttattatagtaaATAGCAAAAGTTATGtctgttatttcattttgcttttattttcataattataaattaatttaaaaatgttatttagtGACTAAAGAAATGGACTGTACATCATATACAATCATGTCTTCATTCCTTACGTAGACATAATACGTGCGTTACGTTGATATAGACATAGAGTAGATAAAgcttttttttcaagactgaaaggccacgttcagctgtatggcttaatgacagaattgagattcaaatagtgacaggttgcttgcccatcgcctaaaagaagactcccaagtttcagccattcccttgattgacttttaaaatccGCACGGGAAGAGAAACAGATGGCAGACGCTATGTTTATTCTTCTGCGGCTGAATGTTTAgtgtttaaaacaaatataacaacTGTAGTATGACTCATTCATtgcataataaatcattcattcattcattcattcgttaccagaccagcatggaagcttaTCATCGTATTGGGTTCGATTCTCGGTCAAGGTTGAGGAGgaaatatatattcttaaGATTGAACTGAGtcttcgatttttatttaagaaacttATTAGACTTTTGTCTGTGATTTTGTTCCAATGGAAATTTctaggaacaaaaataaacaactgaATAACTTTATGTACCTAACTTAACGTTTACTATAAAATAGTCTGAACTATCCTTAATATCTCTGTTATAACTTTgctcttttataaataaaaatattctttgtatattaaatgtagttttgaggtaatatatgtaattgtaaaatgttgacttttataaaccctatattaatattaaattcattcGGATAGTCTTATAAAGTTACAAAGATATGAATGAACGAACAATTACTTTTTAGCACACTTTTCCCCGAAGCTTAGATGGTATGGATATTAAATTAgtgaattatgtatttaaaactattcaaTATGGTTACATCAATTTGTCAAGCGAAATTAAAAACGTTGTACAGTGGGCTACATAGAAAAGAATACTAGCTTCGTAATCTAGATGTAGGTATAGACGCAAAGGTGGTATAATTTTCTATGTGGATCACTTTCCTTttctagaatagaatagatttattttcaaaattggatacaaggtatcacttattgacgtcacatcacttaaatctaattataactactaccgcttccaaagcgcacgtgtagaagaagcggcggtttctgtaggtacctttatgaataagtaaatatgtctactaatacataataaatgtttgcaacattCGAAaaggtaaatatgaagatctggTATATAAATTGAACACCTTGTTGGACTCATGTcatgcaaattaaaattatatacagtcATACGccacaatgtttatttttctgtgtATATAGATATTGAGATTTCTACGGAATCATGTTGtgagtaaaataaatgtatttaaattcttGGCAGTCTTTTATGTTGTAATAcagacataaatatatatagttacgtccatatcccttgcggggtagacaaagccaacagactagaaaagactgtaaggcaaCGTTCGGTaaatggctttatgatggaattgagattcaaatcgtgacaggttgatagcccatcgcctataagagaaTTCCTCAGACTACACCTTAGTCATCTTATATGAAATCgatgggaaaaatatggagtggtcctattgtaatatgccgggaaccacacggcatatacatatttagacATATCAACGTATAGCCCAAACCTCGGGGTCTAGAGAGTTTAGTTGTTTAGCATGAAGGTTCCATGTAGTTTAGGGCTGCACaaagataatttttcaaaattaccgCAGATAAGAATATTCAAGGGATTATTCGTTTAACGCGGATATACTTTAGTTACTTTGTAATTCATATTTCTAACAAGTTTCCTTTCGAAAATAGGTTTCTACCcaataaggaaaataaataaaacaaaataatcaattgcttgctacttaaaaatttatttgaatataattaaacataagGTCCATATTCATTGCGTTGTCGTAAGTAGAGTAAAATGTGAGTGTGGTATTACATTTGCAATTTCATTCATaggaacaaattttaattttggaacGAATAATGCAAttacatttgtaaaataaaattcgatttcagaactttgtcaaatgcaattttaaaattgtaaatacattAGTATTATGTAATTTGGAATCGGAACTACTTTTGCAATTgtagtacataatatattcGTTGGGTAACATTTGATTTTggaattactttttatattcttgGTGTTGATTATCTTCCTCATCGAGTTGTTGTTGTTGCTGACGCtgtggaataaaaaaaaaatattgttttttttttgtcacaaaGCGGTTGCAAAGGCTATTTGATAAATCCTAATAAAAGTTAgatactataaaattaaatatttaaaaaatggttTATTATACTTTGTGCAGGTAAAATTCCAAAAGGACAAcaatatgttaattttgttcacCCAGGTGATATCAAATAGATATATGATATGTGACTTAGGTGCACAGGGTTAAATTATAAGTCACTGGAAATTTTCTTTagtaaactaaaaattatttttgatgtgggcgttgaaaagaaaaaaaaaaccataggTATTTTCCGACTGCAATTAGTATAAACCTTATGGTAAGACtcatattttgttacaaaaaacatttaattaaagatATAAACGTACTCTTCGAATTGTCCTCCTTTTTGTCAAGTTGGTTAAAAAGGAGTACCTAAGTACagtttttataatgaatattcTCCCTAAAAAGCCTTATCGTCTCGGTTAACCCCCCTATGAACATTTATGTAACAGGCAGTCGCTTTGCACTATAAAAAGGATCACTTCATCTAATTTCCGTGGATATCTCAAGAAGCATTTAGAAGTAGTTGCATTAGTTTAAAGGGTTTATTTCCAAATTAGTATTTCTGTCACAAGAGGTCACTTGTGCAGCCTTTTGAGTGATGCAGCTTTACTTTGTTAAGTCCACTGTTAACAAGGTCACGGGAGTCAGACGGGAATCTCGTAGTGTGACCTGACTTACCCACTCCTGTCAACGTAGCattgcacgcgcgacgccgtttttatcgcgcgaaaaactgtagctatcccgtttcacgtgaaaataaaaagtgaaacagctatagtttttcgcgcgataaccTGACCTTGGACTCCTCACAAGAGACGACACAACCAGGATAACGCTAAGAGACTAACGCTAACAAACACCATATGAGGTGGTCACGAGTATAGTATGGTTGAGCTTTTACCTTATCCCATTcctattaagtttttttaataacattcatAAACGTGAGCAAAATGCTCTACGCGCGAGTGCCCGTGTAATTTCTAGAGGCTCGGGTGCTGGCGGGTTAATAATTGGAAAGAATATAAAGTGAAAGGTAGAGAAAGGGGAATGCTTAGATCTGAATAGATtatatcaaattcaaattcaaactttcatttgcataatatgagtacaacaaggtattaaatatcaatatcaagttaataaataaagtaagttATTCTTTAATATCAAGTTGACTAAACCAATATACAAGGAGTGTGTGGATTGGAAGGTcaagacgaacgtaccttgatcaaatacTGACCGTCCTAGTCAGGTCATGAGTGCCCTAAACCGATAAAgttacatgaagagagttataaatgtaaacGATGCGAAAGAAGCATGtggggatcgtggcaagtggaaatatctagtctctgtctaccactctgggaaagaggtgtgattttatgtaggtatacatgtatttttttaatccgtTAATTACTTACCAGCTGGTAAAgcacctacaaaagaaatgCACATTAAaggttttttgtaaattaaattaaccaaTAATCAAATTCTTAAGAGATTTTCTTACTAGGTATATTCTCGGGATgatgaattgaattgaattgttGCTAATCGGCGAGGTCGAAAAGTAAATTAACACTTACTCGATTCAGATCAGGGCGTCTTTGATTCAACtgtaatttgaattgaaacaGAAAATAAGTGTGGAAGCTGACGACGATCGTAATCAAGAGTTATTCCaatattgacatacatacatatggttacgtctatatcccttgcggggtagacagagccaacagtcttgaaaagactgagtggccacgttcagctgtctggcttgatgatagaattgagattcaaatagtggcaggttgctagcctgtcacctaaaagaagaatcccaagtttataaacatatcccttagtcgccttttacgacatccatgggaaagagatggaggatttcaagactgttggctctgtctgccccgcaagggatatagacgtgactatatgtatgtatgtattcacaCAGCATGTTTGTACGATTAAACTgagtagatttaaaaaaaacataggtat from Amyelois transitella isolate CPQ chromosome 27, ilAmyTran1.1, whole genome shotgun sequence harbors:
- the LOC106140582 gene encoding BUD13 homolog, with translation MGTKIDQKAYLQKYLSGPSGDKKKKKKKVVKGRGFKIIDDDLDLTKLRPLEGDELDVFDEGEDAPQIAGIIDDRPEELKKQEQFKTTTKWKVINQDDGFNSKLQIEEIKKDVKEVEKENELIFGKMYSDSEDEKKDSDASPPRKQHHKKGNDSDASPPRKRQHDSEVSPARKGQKHKGKNTSDSDACPPRKRQHDSEVSPARKGRKHKGKPTSDSDTSPPRKRQNDSETSRKNKDVASKKRSDIKRHDNDSNASPTRGKIKGKDNSKRPNYDSDVSPPRRSRKEDSDESPPRKRQKDKGASSKRHHNDEYRKDDSDVSPPRKNYKDKAVSSKKHYKDNDSTRKIHKDSRKSHLNDDNSNTKNNTGYDSDLSPPRRRTEKVKERKRPSRWGDADDVEIKRDSAKSKQRSRSKSPKKSQGYDSDLSPPRKSRKDSPKRSQKSDKQKHRSQNSDSDLSPPPRNRRNSKDRKRKSVSFSPPRNDKDRYRNSDSPPPTNKKMARTLEGKMAGLQNAVQLREENEQFRRKEDEAFKKMTDDVSGRNARAVSRKGKRETSEDRQKQREKAERQKELDEKYKKWSKGIKQVEAQEARVQDYLHEASKPLARHKDDRDLEATLKDVERDGDPMLKYIREKKRERGELGPEKPTYKGSFPPNRFNIRPGYRWDGVDRSNGYEKKYFETQSKKKAQAEEAYKWSTEDL